One Triticum dicoccoides isolate Atlit2015 ecotype Zavitan chromosome 3B, WEW_v2.0, whole genome shotgun sequence genomic window, GCATATGAAAACATACTCTATCCATGATCTTAATCATGTCCCAAGGCTCCCAGAATAAACCAAGCACGTGCAGTAGTGTAGGTTCACCTGCGTAAAAGAGAAGCCCTGTGTTCTTTCCTGGTTTTGGCGCGAACCACGGCCACCGTTCAGAAATTTCTATATTTGAACGAGCGCTCCTCGTGCTTCTCCAATCTCCCAACCCAAACAAGGCACACCCGCTGTATAGAATTATAAGCTCGCGACGATACAATGGTCTCAAAGGGAAGGGAGGGTGCACCATTCCATTCTCCACAAGATCGTAGGAAGGAAGAATGAGGGGCATCTTCTCTCTCACAATGGCGCCGCTCCTCCGCCCTGGCGCCCTCGCCGCGGCGCTACTCGCCCTCGCCGTCGTCGGGGTGGCGCAGGGCCAGCAGGTGGGACTCTTGAGGGTGCCGAACAGGTCCCCGCCCACCAAGGCAAACATGGACAGGGTGGTGCTCCCCGTGGACAATGCCGGGGGATTCGCCGGTTCGTGGAACATCCTGAGCGAGAACGCGGGCGTGTCCGCGATGCACCTGGTGGTGATGCGGCACGGCAAGGCCGTCATGTTCGACACGACCACGACGGGGCCGTCGCTCATGCAGCTGCCGGCAGGGAACTGCCGCGTCGACCCCCGGAGCGACCCGCCGGGCGGCATGGACTGCTCGGCGCACGCCGTGGAGTTCGATTACAACACTGGCGCGGTCCGGCCTCTCAAGGTTGGTTTGCTTGGCTGATTGTTCGCCGCGCCGATTTGCTTCTCGCGTGCACGCTGTTCATCGGGAGCGTGCCTGCAGATCTTAACTGATACGTGGTGCTCGTCGGGAGCGTTCGACGTGGACGGCATGCTGGTGCAAACGGGCGGCTACTTCGAAGGGGTGAAGGTTGTGAGACGCCTGAACCCACAAGGAAATGCCGACTGGATCGAGTTCCCCAATACCTTGGCCGAAGGAAGATGGTACTCCTACGTACATAGTCTAGCTAGCTAATGAGTAGAGTCGTGCTTCATGATTTAGCTAGTTATATTAATCAACCAATTTTCATATGTGGAATTAAGTAATAGTACTAATTGACAGTAGTATAACAGATATGATCAAGAAGGAATTTACAACTGGTTTCTGCATGCATGAGCTCGCAGGTACGCAACGCAGCAGGTGCTCCCGGACGGCCGCTTCATCGTGGTCGGCGGGCGGCGATCGTTCAGCTATGAGTTCGTCCCGGCCGCCGGCCAGTTGAACACCCAATTCACTCCCCTCCCGCTTCTTCAACAAACGACCGATGACGTGGAGAACAACCTGTACCCCTTCGTCCACCTCCTCCCGGAGGGGACCATCTTCCTCTTCGCCAACGACCGCTCCATCATTTTCGACCCCCAGAACGGGCAGGTCCTCCGCGAGCTCCCGAAGCTCAACGGCGGTGCACGGAACTACCCTGCCTCCGGCATGTCCGCTCTCCTTCCCCTCGACCTCCGCCGCGGCGAGAGGCTGAGCGCGGAGGTGATAGTCTGCGGCGGCGCCCCCAAGGAAGCCTTCAAGCTCGGCGAGGCCAACAAGTTCCCGCACGCGCTCCGGGACTGCGGGCGCATCAACCCATCTAAGCCCGGGGCGCGGTGGGCGATCGACTTCATGCCAGTGGGCCGCGTGATGGGCGACATGCTCATACTGCCCACCGGAGACCTCCTGCTGCTCAACGGCGCCGCCCAGGGCTGCTCGGGGTGGGTTTTCGCCCGGGAGCCGGTGCTGACCCCGCTTCTCTACTCTCCGCGGAAACGACGGGGCGCGCGGTTCCGCGCCCTACCCGCGTCCAACATTCCACGCATGTACCACTCCAGCAGCGCGGTGCTGCCCGACGCCACCGTGCTCGTGGCCGGCGGCAACACCAACTCGGCCTACAACTTCTCTGGCGTCGACTTCCCGACGGAGGTGCGCGTCGAGCGGTACACCCCGCCGTACctcgccccggagcttgtcgcctcCAGGCCGGAGATCGACCTGGCGTCGGTCCCAGCGAACGGGGTGAAGTACGGGGACAAGCTCACGCTCAGGTTCACGTCGCGCGGGCCAGCCGTGGTCGAGGCCGACATGAAGGTGACCATGTACGCGCCGCCGTTCACCACACACGGCTTCTCGCAGAACCAGCGGCTGCTGGTACTGCAGGTCACCGCGTTCAAGCCAGAAGGGAACAAGTACAAGGTCACGGCCCAGGCGCCGTCGAAGCCGACCCTCGCGCCGCCAGGCTACTACTTGGTGTTCGTTCTGGTCAAGGGGGTGCCGAGCAAAGCCGCTTGGGTGAAGATACACCCCTGATGAGGTGACTCTCCGGGTGCATGCTGTTCCTCAGATGGCGACTGGCACGACGATATGCCATAGAGTAACAGCATGCCCGCGACCCGCCAAGCAGAAGATTTCCATGGGGCGTAGGCAGTCCACACCGCCCATATGAATCTCATCTCTTCATGGTATATATGGTCTCTCCAAATGTACTTACTAGTGCACAAATATATATTTATACTAGAGACTTGGATCGAAAAGGTTAATCGATCCAAACTGCAACTTTGTAGTGTGCTTAGTCTTGTAAAGCGGAAGAACGCAGAGTAAAAGTGTACGTGAAATCAATTCTTTTTGTTTTGATTTCTTAACTCTTGTACTGGTTGTGGAGAGCAATATGAACAATTCTCCACTTATAACAGCCATGTTGTTTTCTTTACTATACTCAGATTTTTCTTGCGCACATGCAGCGCATAAACCCAAAACCTCAGAGATACTAGGTGCGAAACAAAAACAAAACTTGACTTCCGAACATTAGTCAGGCACGGATATTTGGGTCTTCGATTTGATTAGTGAAAATATGTGTTGTATTATCTACTATCTACTATCtactatctactaccactataaaagagaGAGAGGGCGGAGAACAGATCATCCTATCCATCGAACCCTGTAATTTAATGGTCTACATCACTCCAACATACTAAACGCGTTTTACgctttaattacccaccatgccattacCCTATCTACTCGCTAACCAAACCCGGTACCCCACAGCTCGCCCCTCTCTCGCACGCCCCTCGACCACGCCTCTCTCCCGCACGCCTCTCTCTCTCGCCTAACCAACCTCTCGACCACGCCCTGCCGCCGCTCCAACCTctcggccccgccgccgccccttctcggcctcgccgccgcctgttcgcacacgaacatgtcaccgtgtacctccaacgccgagggtgatacaccgcagctcatgtcgaaggagacccgtccggaagcgcgatacgcaggcaatccggcgggtgcttttgaggacacgaaaccccacacgcccgggagggaccccgtcagggcgcgcggcggctatgggctgccctaggtcgacctgatcgcccctagggcctcgaggttcgccgccccccAACAaaaagaacagacgaagaacgaggagaAGAAgagctagggttaaggagaaaagataaaagataaaaagtggtagatgatttgttcgattgtgtgttgttcaa contains:
- the LOC119281460 gene encoding aldehyde oxidase GLOX-like, whose amino-acid sequence is MAPLLRPGALAAALLALAVVGVAQGQQVGLLRVPNRSPPTKANMDRVVLPVDNAGGFAGSWNILSENAGVSAMHLVVMRHGKAVMFDTTTTGPSLMQLPAGNCRVDPRSDPPGGMDCSAHAVEFDYNTGAVRPLKILTDTWCSSGAFDVDGMLVQTGGYFEGVKVVRRLNPQGNADWIEFPNTLAEGRWYATQQVLPDGRFIVVGGRRSFSYEFVPAAGQLNTQFTPLPLLQQTTDDVENNLYPFVHLLPEGTIFLFANDRSIIFDPQNGQVLRELPKLNGGARNYPASGMSALLPLDLRRGERLSAEVIVCGGAPKEAFKLGEANKFPHALRDCGRINPSKPGARWAIDFMPVGRVMGDMLILPTGDLLLLNGAAQGCSGWVFAREPVLTPLLYSPRKRRGARFRALPASNIPRMYHSSSAVLPDATVLVAGGNTNSAYNFSGVDFPTEVRVERYTPPYLAPELVASRPEIDLASVPANGVKYGDKLTLRFTSRGPAVVEADMKVTMYAPPFTTHGFSQNQRLLVLQVTAFKPEGNKYKVTAQAPSKPTLAPPGYYLVFVLVKGVPSKAAWVKIHP